GATGGCTCCTGCCGATGTTTTCACAGTATCCCCGGTAATAGGAGCTCCTCCTTTTTTCTGAATAATTACGGCATCCACGCCGGTACATTCGGCAGTACGAAGAATGGCGCCAAAATTACGAACATCGCTAATTTGATCTAAAATTAAAAAAAGCGGTTGCTTTTTTGCAAGCAATACTTTTTCAACAATTTCTTCAAGAGAACTGAAAGCTATTGGAGAAGTGACGGCTACAATTCCCTGGTGATTCCCATGGGTAAGTTTATTAAGTTTTTCAATGGGCACAAAGGAGATAGAAGCTTCTTTATGCTCCAATGTCTTTACAATTGCATCTATTTTTGGATTGTCAATTCCCTTTTGAACATATAGTTTATCTATAATTACTTCGGAGCTCAAGGCTTCTTGAATTGGGTAAATTCCGAAAATGGTTGCTTCCTTTTTAGTCATTAGTTAGGTATCCTGTTCTTGAATCGATTTATTTTGGCAAATGTAGTAAATAAAAAAGAGGCAGTTAAAAACTGCCTCTTAATACTATTTTAAATAAGTTTTACTTATTTAACAATCTTAACGATACCTTCAGTACCACTTACATTAACTTTTACAAAATATGCACCACTTGCGTAGCTAGACATATCGATTGTAGAGTTTAAAGCGTTTACTTTAGCGTTGTATACTTGCTGACCAAGAACGTTGAAGATAGCAACAGAAGAAATTTCTTCGTTAGCTCTCAAATTCAATACGTTACTTACAGGGTTTGGATATGCAGCGAATCCTTTGGCATTTAAGTCACCAATTCCAAGATTTGGATCTGGATAGAAATCATTGATATACTCTACATCATCAACATACATTTCGTTATCAGTTGATAAAGAATATAAGTTAATAGCACCTAAAGCTTGAGCATAAACACCGGTTCCATCAGCAAAAGGAGTACCAGGAGCAACAACCTCTGCATTATCAACCCACAATGTCCAAGTAGAAGCACCTGCACCAGCGTTAAAATCAAAGTTCATGATAACAGTGAACCACTGATCCTTAGGAAATGTAAAGGTGAAATCATCAGTTTCGTCACCAGTACTCATGTCGATTCTACCATCTGTTTCTGTGTCTCCACCAATACCAGAGTTTCCAAAATAAATGTTACCGACTACCCACTGGATACCAGGAGTTTCCTGACCTTGTAGGTTCCAATATCCAACTTTACCAGAAGGAATGTACATAGAAAACTTTACACCCCAGCTTCCAAAAATCTTGTCTCCTAATAATAAAAGAGGATCCATAGTAGTTGAACCATCAACATATCCTGATAAAGATCCACTTTGTGCATGTGCATTAGAAGAGAACATAGCTGTACCGGCAGTACCATCCCATGAACCCCAATGGTCTTGTAAAATAGGTGTGTTACCACCACCGTAAGACTCCATGTCATCCATTGCAAACTGAGCATTTGCACCAATCATAGCGAAAGAGAACAATGCTGCTAAAAAATAATTTTTTTTCATGATTTATAATTTTTTTATATTAATAAGAATCAAATTTACAAATATTTTTTGAATATCCTCGGTAAAGTTTCAAAATAAATTTGTTTTTTCTACACCTAGCAGACCTTTTATTCATTCATTTGATGAGCTTTAGTGTAAATTATTAGAAGTTAGGAATTTAGTTTTTCCCGTCCATCATTTTCATAACGTTTATTTGGTTTTTGTTAGATGCACGTTCATTTGCAACATATAAAAAGTAAAACGGGAATTCGATTAAGAATTCCCGTTTTGGTTGTAAGCACTTTTGTATTTTTTTCCTAATTAATTAGGAAGGAAAATAGTCTTGTACAAGAATGGAGCATTATGGTAAGCTCCTGTGGCTACCGATCCACCTACGCCTGTATTCGTAATAACGGTTCCGTCTCCCATCACTAACTCCAAGCGAGTTGCAACAAAGGTTGGAGTGGTTAATTGAGCATCAGGAAATAAATCTACAATCGATTGTGTAGACATTTCAAGTAGATACGATGGTAACATATTAAATTCACTTGGAGTCCACTCGGAAGCAGGAAGTGTTCTGTTCAATACTTCAGGAATAGGGTTACCTTGACTATCTTCAGTAGGTAATAATAAGTCCTGATCTTGATAAAGAGCTGTAAATACTCTTACTTCAATAAATGAATTTGATGAACCATCACCTTCCTGAACCTCAAGTAACATATCAATCGAGGTTTTTCTATTTGAAGGACCAGGAGTTAATGCTACCAGATTTGCAGGAAAAACTAAAGTTCTTATAATTCCTTGAGAAGTATCTACTTCGTTATATAATGTGTCAATTGGAAGGGTGCTGTCTTCACAGGATACCATTGATCCCAGAAGTACTAATCCAATTAAGAATGATTTAAATATATTTTTCATAATTATTAGTTTTAAAATTAGTTAGCCACAGGGAATGCAGGAAACGCAGGGTTATTATCCCAAAATACTTGAACTTGTACATTCGGCTTTTGCTGAATACTACTGTTCGTATTCGCTTCATCGGCCGGGTAAAAGAATGATCTAACGAAACTTCCCGGACTTTGCTCTATGTTAAATTGTAAGGATGTAGGATATCCTGTTCTTCTGTAGAAGTTATAAGACTCGATACCGTTTCCATAATGAGCGATAAAATTTTGAGTCGCTAAAATATTCCACTTTCCTTCAGTACTTGCTGCAGTAAATGCTGCACCTACTCCTGCAATGTAAGCTGAAACATCACCTGCACTAGGCGCCATACTTAAATCTGCATCTGGATCCAATGAGCCAAAACTTTGTACTTTAGCAATCGATTTCTGCATTGCACTTTGCATCAAAGTATTTGCACCAGAAGAGTTGTTATTGGCCATGGCCATTTCAGCACGCATTAAATCTATCCATGATGCTAACATAATCGGTACAATCCCGGCTCCTTGACCACCTTGTTCAAGACCAACAGTAGAAAATCTGTTATCATCGAAATTTCCGGCAGCAGGGTATACACCTACAGCAGTTCTTCTAAATGAGTCTGGTGGAATTCCTTCAGCATTTCCATGATCTCTACCCCAGTATCCTCCGTCTACACTACAGAATACCATTGATGATGGGTAGTGTGGTGGTCTGGCTTGCGTTGAACAGAACAAACGTTGTTGATCTGAAGCACATGGCACTCCGTCTGCACCGGTACTGTTAGGAGTACAAATATGTTGTCTATAGAAGTAGTATCTTCTTCTTGGATCATCATTCTCGTACATTACATCCATTAACCAGTTAGATCTGTAATTACCTGCACCACTCACGTTATAATCTGCTCTGTAAGCAGGGTGTCTTGTATCCGGAGTAGTTAGATAGTTTGTACCGTATCTAAACTGTAAATCATCTGCAGTAGAGGAAATGTAATTTCCACTATTGATGATTGCGTTGAATTTATTCATTGCTTCCCCATCTACTTTACGAGTATTCGTGTAAGCATTTAATTTTACTGAGTTTGCAAATCTAATCCACTTTGAGAAATCATTGTTATAGTAAAAGTCGATGTCCATTCCAAGCCCATCCTGGTTTAAGAATGAAATTCCTTCGTCCAACATAGCTAAAGCGGCAGCATAAACTGCAGCATCGTCATCGGCCTGTGGATTTGGAAACTCGGCAGGTTGCGTTGCTTCCGATAATGGAATATCACCATAGAAATCTACCAAAGTCAAGAGAGTATATGCTTTTATTATTTTCATTACTCCAATGTGCTTATTCGCTTCAATTTCTGTAGCAATTGCTTCCGCATTTTTCATATCTGAGAACATTCCCTGATATGCAATGGCCCACTCGGTATTTGTGTTTTCCGGGGCGAAGTTATTGGCATAGGTTCTACCAAACATATAATCGATTCGTACTAATTGAGAACCATTACTACCCATAAGTCTTGCAAAATCCTTGAAATCAAGCTGTATTGCAACCATATAACGCTCCAAATCCGCCTTGTCCAGGGTAATTTGGTTTGGATCATCCAGTAAATCTAAATCTGTGGTTTCACATGAAGTAAATGTGATTCCAAGAAGTAGAAAAAATAATATTGAGATTTTATTTAATTTTTTCATTGTCTTTTTTTTTATATTAGAATGTAGCATTTACGCTGAAACCATATCTTTTACTACTAGGTCCTGTTAAGAACTCAAAACCTTGTCCGTTACCGGCACCTAGACCGGATACGTTTGGATCAAAATTAATCCCTTCTGGAGTGTTATAAGCGTCATACCATAAGTTGTATCCACTTGCTTTGATAACAATTTTACCGAAAGGAGTCTTTTCTAATAATTTTGATGGTAATGAATATCCTAAAGAAACTTCTCTAAGTCTCACTACAGATGCGTCATAAATTGACAGCTCATCGGCAGGGCTCGCAAATCCATTGTCAAAATAGAAATTTGAGTTATTAATTTGGACAGTATTAGGTAGTCCTGTAGTTGAATTCACACCCGGTAGAATGTAAGTAGATAAACGATCTTCAGTGTCGGTAGTTAAACCACGACCCATTAATGAAGCTATAGTTACTGAATACATATCTCCTCCTGAAGTATGACCAACAGCAACGTTTAACGAAAGTCCCTTATAAGAGAAAGTATTCGAGTAGTTCATTATGAAATCCGGGTTTGGATCACCAATAAAAGGAAGTAAGCCGTCCTCGTCAATATCTTCCGATAAATAGTTACCGGCTCCATCTACAAGTAAGTTTCCATTTTCGTCTCTCGCAATACGCGCTCCAAACATAGAACCTAGTGGGTATCCAACTCTGGCACCATTACCAAGGTTTGTAAATCCTTCATAAATAATTAACTCGGTGTCCTGACCAAGATCGGTAACTTCACTTTCACTCTTAGTAAAGTTTACATTAAAGTTCCAGTTAAATCCATCACTTTTTATAATGTCGATTCCTAAATCAACTTCAATACCGTCAGATTTAATTTCACCAATATTGGTATCGGTAGTTGAAGCACCTGTACTCAACGCAATTTTTTGATCTTGAATAATCAAATCGTTGGTTGTTCTGGTGTAATATGAGAAGTCTAAACGAACTCTCTGAAATAAATTGGCTTCAACACCAAACTCTAATTCTGAGAAAAGTTCAGGCTTAATGTTTGTATTTCCAATAGTACTGTTGGTTGTATTTGATGTAATAAAGTTATTATTAGAATCCAACCAGCTTTGAGCATTCAATACTACATTTGTAACTGTAGGATATCCTGTTGAAAAGTTAGCAGAGGTCCCGTAACCGGCTCTTAATTTTAAGTAGTTGATTCCTCCATCCGACTTAAGTCCAGGGAAGGCTGAAGTTGGAATAAACGATACACTGGCAGAAGGATAGAATAAACTATTGTTAACAGCATTTGACACCCAGTCATTACGACCTGCAAAGTTCACGTAAAAGAAACGCTTAATGTCGAATCCTACTTGACCGTATAAACCTAATATGTTTCTTTTTTGGTGAAATTCGATTGGGTTACTACTTGAGAAACCACCGTGATCAAAGAAGTCGAATACTTGTTGTCCATAACTTGTAACACCAATTCTGTTGTAATCTGTACTTCTAGAGGTTGCCCCGGCTAAGAAATCGATTGTTAAATTGTCGTTTAACATCGAATAGTTACTTCCGCTTAAAACAACTTTATGGTCAAAAATGGTATTCGCGTTGTTGTATGTAGAATAGAAACCACTATCGGTTAAAGCTACACCCGTTACACCACCTTTATTTTGACGGTTAATGTTATCTTCAGAATAAGTATCCACACTCGCTTGATACGACAGGTTTAAGTTATCAGTAATGTTGAAATCTATCGCACCAAATCCGTTAACACGATTTACCTTTTGGGCAAATCTCGAATTTTTTACAGTCCATAAAGGATGCTGAATTGCGTTATCATCTCTATAGTAGATACTACTACCATCCGGTGCTTCGAAAGGAAGGCTAAAGAAATCGATACTTCTAGGAGTATACAATAAATCACCGAATACAGAAGATCCTGACCCGAAAATACTACTACCAAAACTGGCAGAAACAGGAGGGGTTTTTAAATTAGTTAATGTGTAGTTTAAAGATCCTCTTACATTTATCTTATTTGATAGTTGCGCTCCACCTGAAACGGTTAAATTGCTTCTATCCACTTCGTTTCCGGGAGTAAATCCTTCGTCACTAACGTGAGCGAAAGACATCCCGTAATTGTACTTGTTGTCTTCACTTCTTCCTCTAATGTTTGCAGCAAATGAAGCTACAGTACCGGTCTTAAAGAATCTCTCAACCGAGTTTTGTGGCTCCCACTTATATCTTAGTCCTTCAAATTGAGCTTGAAAGTCAGGGAAATTTGATGCTAAATAAGCTGAAGTTGAGTAAGGGTGAGGTAAAGTACCGTCAGAATTATAAGGTTTGTTTACATCAGTATTGGTGTCATCAACAAATGCACCCCAGCCACCTACGCCGTCTTTATAGAAACCAGGTCCCCAGTTACTATAAAATAATCCGTATGCTTGGTCAAAACCACCACCATATTTATTTTGATAATCGGGCAGAGACGCCACTTCGTTAAAAAAGTAAGAAGATGAAAGCTCAACTTCTTGCTTAGAGGCAAGGTTCTTTGAACTACCCGTTTTAGTAGTAATAAGGATTACACCATTTCTACCTTCAGTACCATATAGGGTAGTAGCAGCTAATCCTTTTAGAATATCAATGTTTTCAATATTACTTGGATCGATATCAAATGATCTACTGGTTCCCATGTTACCGTCAACAAAACTTCCTGCTGCGTTGGTATCATTACTATAAGGTACACCGTCAATAACGTAAAGTGCGTTGTTATCTCCGGAGAAAGAGTTCATCCCTCGAATAATAACTTTGTTTGCTGAACCGGATAGACCATTTTGTGTTGTAATGTCTATACCTGCAGATTTACCGCTAAGGATACGAGTTAAGTCGGTCTCGGGATTATCTTTAATAGCTTCTTCTTTTACCGAAGAAACCGCATACCCAAGAGCTTTCTTTTCCTTTTTAATACCTGATGCTGTTACAACAACTTCTTCCAGTACTGCAGCATCTTCTTGAAGCTGAACACTAATAGAATTAGTCGCGGCCGTAACAGGTCGCTCTATTGTCGTAAAGCCAACATAACTATACACAAGAGTTTGACCTATAGCTGTTTGAATGCTGTAGTTACCGTCAAAATCTGTTTGTGTACCGTTGCTTGTGCCTTTTACAACAATATTCACTCCAGGTAGCGGAAGGCCAGTATTATCTGTCACCGATCCAGAGATTGTTTTTTCTTGTGCGAACGTGAGTTGCACTACAAACGCTAGCAATAGCGTTAAAATTCCACTAAACTTTGTTCTCATTTTATAATTTATTTGAATTAGCCAATGCCAAAAATCACAATAAAAAGTTAAATACACAACTTTTTAAACTTAAAATTTAGTTTTTTTTTAACGATGTGTTAACGTTGTGAAGAGTTATGTGCAACATGTAAGAAATGTGAGGAACATTAAAATTCCTTGGAGCTATTCCAAAAAAAAAGCACCTATAAGAGTATAGATGCTTTTTGTTGAAATATTGAATAACAATTGTTATCTCATTGAATTACGGTGTCTTTAATTTTAGAACCGCCGACTTTCCGGAAGTGACATCTGCAGTTTCCTGAAAAATAAAAACTGCTGTAGCATAATCAGAAGGAGCCGAATTATTTGTAAGGGTAATAAACATAGTACCTCTACGCATATTGGCTGGAATTACAACATCGGCATCAAACGAATAATTATCTGATGTTAAATCTGAATTTGCTGAATCAACAACCACCTGAAAGGTTCTATCTACATCAGACACTGTCGTGACGAAGTAAGTAACCGGAATATTAGCCGATGCTCCCGGAGGCAACGGTAATTCAAGTTCTCCAAACGTAAATCCGATAGTAGCACCACGATCAGTTTCATACTCATCGTATGATTCACTACATGATGTTACCACTAAGGCGGATAAAACTAAAGTTAATAATATATATATTTTTTTCATCTGTCTTAATTTTTAGAATTAGTATCCGGGGTTTTGTTGCAAACTAGGGTTTGCATCTAATGATTCCTGAGCTATTGGAAGTTGAAACTTGTTACTTCCTGCAGCCAATGTCAACACATCCGATGGCGTTCCTGATCCATCTGCAATATACCCTGCATTTGTTCTTTGAACAGGTAAATTCCATCTTTTCAAGTCGAAGAAACGCTGATATTCGAAAGCGAATTCAAGTCTTCTTTCCAAACGAATTGCATCTCTTAGAGCAGTTCCCGTTTCACCACTTGGCGGTGTAAGATACCTTCTGGTTCTAACCTGATCCAAAGCTTGTCTTGCAGCAGTTTCATTACCGATATTAAAGTAGGCTTCCGCTTTGTTTAAATATGCTTCGGCTGCTCTTAAGATCTTATAATCTACAACTCCTGGCTGTCCACCGGGACGCGCAAATAATTTTTTGATACCGTTGTAAGGTATTCCTCCGCTGGATGCATCAAAAATATAGGCTTCACCTCTAATATCATCACTTGCATATAAGTTATTTAGTTGTAAAGATGCCACGTATTCAGGTATCAAACTGTTTACACCTCCCTGACTCCAGGTTACACCAATTGCGTTACCCAAGGTTGGACTTTCGTTAGGGATGTAAAATACCAGTCCGGCTTGACTTGTGTCTTCCCATACGCCTACAACTGCATCACGAGGTGCAACAGCTGTAGTAACAGCATTGGCTGCATCAATTGAATTCTGCCATTGACCCATGTATAAGTATACTCGCGATAATAACACGTTTATAGCGTCTTTACCCATACGTCCTGCTGGATTTGTTTGATTTATGCCTGCTCTTGCATCCAGAAGATCTTGAACTATCATACCGTATACTTCTCCAACAGGCATTCTTGCCGGTTGAATGTTCGGGTCTGCTTCAGTTACATAAGCAATACCTAAACTTCCATTCGCATCACTTGACTGTGTTGGAATTTTACCATAAACCGATACCAAATTAAAATGCGCTAAGGCTCTTAATGCTTTGGCTTCGGCGACGATATTTGCCTTGCTTTCTCCTTCAAATGACTCAGCGTAAAATAACACCTGATTTGCATGGTAAACCGTTACGTACACATCACGATAGAATGTAAGCATTGTTGTGGATGCATTGTAGTTATAATCGTGTAAGAAACGTTTTGTATTACGGCTGGTAGGCACCAAAGTTGTATTGTCAGACAATACATCCGGCGCACTCAACATCGAACCTGCATCACTGCTTCCGTAAAATCCGCCTCGAATCAATCCTAAGTATACTCCACGGATTCCATTTTCAAAATCCTGAGCAGTCACGAATGCATTGTCTGATGCAAATCCGTCAAAAGGAACTTGGTCCAGTTCTTTGTCACAGGAGACTAAAACACCTGCAAAAAGAAGAATAATTGTTAATTTATAAATATATTTTTTCATGTTCTTTTTTTTAAATTTAGAAACTTACATCAATTCCAACTTGGATTGATTTTGTATTTGGATAACTATAAAGGGTAGCTTCTCCGGGAGCAACTGAATTTGCAAACGAAATTGTTTCACCCGATGAAAGTCCTACTTCAGGATCACCAAAGAATTTAGTGAATGTAAGCAAGTTTTGTCCTTGTACATAAACTCTAAATGCATTTAGAGGTGAGTTCGCTAACATAGAACGAGAGAAATTGTACGAAAGCGTGATATTTCGCATTCTTACATAATCTCCTTTTTCTAAGAATCGATCTGAATTAACAGCTTGCAATTCTTCCTGAGAAATTAATGGACTTGGGTACACATTTGTATCTCCCGGTTGTTGCCAGTAATTAAATGCATCTAAAGCCTGGTTGTCATCTATATTAGCTCCGTCTGAAATTAAATTAGATTTCACGAAGTTATTAACCCAGTTACCTGCTTTAAAAACAAAATCTGTTCTCAAGCCAAATCCTTTATAGGTAATGTTAGAGAAGAATCCTCCTTCTTTATCGGCAATTGTAGATTTTCCTTGAAAAACTCTATTCTCACCATCTGGAAGATCACCTGCACGATAGGTATTTCCGTCGGCTCCGTAATACAAAGGTGCTCCGGTAGCCGGATCAACTCCTGCATAACGAATCAAATAGTGCTCGTTAATCATTTGACCTTCTCTATAAGCGATGTTGAATGCTGTGTTAGGGAAAACATCGTCACCCTCACCGTCACCATCGTTATCGGGAAGTTCCACAATTTCAGTATCAAGGAACACAATATTTCCTCCTAAGGTCCATTTGAAGTTTTCAGATTTGAAAATGTCACCTTGCAATGATACCTCCAAACCTCTGTTCTCAATTATACCTAAGTTACCAACTACACCTAACTGACCTGCAGTATCTATAACACCGGCTTCGTCAGCAGTAGGGATTAAGAAAAGTAAATCCTCAGTTCTTCTAATGAAATAATCGGTTACCCCACGAACTCTTCGGTTAAATAAGTTAAACTCAAGTCCGACGTTAGTAGTAGTGGTAGTTTCCCACTTGATACCGGGGTTACCAAAATTACCAACCTGAGTACCTGAACCACCTGGATAAGAGCCAAATGTAACTAAACTCTGAGAAGCATAACGGGCAATTCCGTTTCTGTTTCCTACTGTTCCGTAAGCTGCTCTTAATTTTAAATCGTTAATAGCATCTACCTGGAAAAAGTCTTCCTTGGCGATATTCCATCCCAAACTTCCACTGTAAAATACTCCGAAGCGATTGTCTGACCCAAAGTTTGATGAACCGTCATATCGAACAGAAGCAGAAGCCAAGTACTTTTCCTTATAATCGTAATCTGCAAATACTCCATAAGAAACCAAAGTGATTACATCTCTGGTAGTAGAAGCTAATGTTGGCTCATTTGCATTTGATTGCGTGGTTAGCAATGCAGATGGAAAACCAATACTTCTTAAACGGTAACCACTATTCTGATTCTTATTGTACTCAAATAACCCTAGTGCATTTAAATGATGATTGTTTGCAGATAGGTTATAGTTTAATCTGTTGCTAATTGTAAAGTCATATCTGTAAATACCTGTATCCAGTTTATTACCAGGATTATTAGGATCTCCAATAATGGCATCTAATATTCCTCCCGGTTTTGAATAACTTTCATTACGCTGATTTACACTATTGGCAGCCACGTTAATTCCATAACTGAAATCTTTGGTAAAACGAACCTCAGCATCCACACTTGCTAATAAATTATTTTCAATTTGAATAGCAGGCTCAGAAAGCAAGGCGCCTCTTACATTAAAGGTAGTATGTGTTGCAGAATAAACAGGGTTCCCGTTTTCATCTAAAACAACGTTTCCATCTTCGTCTAAAACGAATTCAGTTTCATATGGATTGTAATCGTACATCGCTCTAAAAGGGTTTTGTACATTGTTACGATCACGTGGTTCGTCGCTGGTAGATCTTGAGTAACCAACATTTACACCCAATGACAACCAATCTTTGGCGTCAAAATTCAAATTCAATCGAGAATTGAATCTTTCAAAACCGTCTAGTTGATCTATAATACCTGTATTTCTATCATGACCTACAGAAAAATAGTAATCCATTTTTTCAGATCCACCCGAGAAAGAAACATTGTTGTTTTGCACGATTCCTTCCTTCAGCATTAAATCTTGCCAATCGGTTTGGTTGTCTAAAAGAAATTGTCTTTCAGGACTTCCCGGTAGTGTAGTAACTCCTGGCAAGCTCCCCGCGGTTGTAACACCTAATGCATATAGTTCAGCTTCATACTGCAATTTCTGCTCGGCATTCATGATATTAAAATTAGGCTTTATTCTAGATGTAAAACCATATCTCGAACTG
This genomic stretch from Ulvibacter sp. MAR_2010_11 harbors:
- a CDS encoding RagB/SusD family nutrient uptake outer membrane protein, with amino-acid sequence MKKYIYKLTIILLFAGVLVSCDKELDQVPFDGFASDNAFVTAQDFENGIRGVYLGLIRGGFYGSSDAGSMLSAPDVLSDNTTLVPTSRNTKRFLHDYNYNASTTMLTFYRDVYVTVYHANQVLFYAESFEGESKANIVAEAKALRALAHFNLVSVYGKIPTQSSDANGSLGIAYVTEADPNIQPARMPVGEVYGMIVQDLLDARAGINQTNPAGRMGKDAINVLLSRVYLYMGQWQNSIDAANAVTTAVAPRDAVVGVWEDTSQAGLVFYIPNESPTLGNAIGVTWSQGGVNSLIPEYVASLQLNNLYASDDIRGEAYIFDASSGGIPYNGIKKLFARPGGQPGVVDYKILRAAEAYLNKAEAYFNIGNETAARQALDQVRTRRYLTPPSGETGTALRDAIRLERRLEFAFEYQRFFDLKRWNLPVQRTNAGYIADGSGTPSDVLTLAAGSNKFQLPIAQESLDANPSLQQNPGY
- a CDS encoding SusD/RagB family nutrient-binding outer membrane lipoprotein; translated protein: MKKLNKISILFFLLLGITFTSCETTDLDLLDDPNQITLDKADLERYMVAIQLDFKDFARLMGSNGSQLVRIDYMFGRTYANNFAPENTNTEWAIAYQGMFSDMKNAEAIATEIEANKHIGVMKIIKAYTLLTLVDFYGDIPLSEATQPAEFPNPQADDDAAVYAAALAMLDEGISFLNQDGLGMDIDFYYNNDFSKWIRFANSVKLNAYTNTRKVDGEAMNKFNAIINSGNYISSTADDLQFRYGTNYLTTPDTRHPAYRADYNVSGAGNYRSNWLMDVMYENDDPRRRYYFYRQHICTPNSTGADGVPCASDQQRLFCSTQARPPHYPSSMVFCSVDGGYWGRDHGNAEGIPPDSFRRTAVGVYPAAGNFDDNRFSTVGLEQGGQGAGIVPIMLASWIDLMRAEMAMANNNSSGANTLMQSAMQKSIAKVQSFGSLDPDADLSMAPSAGDVSAYIAGVGAAFTAASTEGKWNILATQNFIAHYGNGIESYNFYRRTGYPTSLQFNIEQSPGSFVRSFFYPADEANTNSSIQQKPNVQVQVFWDNNPAFPAFPVAN
- a CDS encoding SusC/RagA family TonB-linked outer membrane protein, which codes for MRTKFSGILTLLLAFVVQLTFAQEKTISGSVTDNTGLPLPGVNIVVKGTSNGTQTDFDGNYSIQTAIGQTLVYSYVGFTTIERPVTAATNSISVQLQEDAAVLEEVVVTASGIKKEKKALGYAVSSVKEEAIKDNPETDLTRILSGKSAGIDITTQNGLSGSANKVIIRGMNSFSGDNNALYVIDGVPYSNDTNAAGSFVDGNMGTSRSFDIDPSNIENIDILKGLAATTLYGTEGRNGVILITTKTGSSKNLASKQEVELSSSYFFNEVASLPDYQNKYGGGFDQAYGLFYSNWGPGFYKDGVGGWGAFVDDTNTDVNKPYNSDGTLPHPYSTSAYLASNFPDFQAQFEGLRYKWEPQNSVERFFKTGTVASFAANIRGRSEDNKYNYGMSFAHVSDEGFTPGNEVDRSNLTVSGGAQLSNKINVRGSLNYTLTNLKTPPVSASFGSSIFGSGSSVFGDLLYTPRSIDFFSLPFEAPDGSSIYYRDDNAIQHPLWTVKNSRFAQKVNRVNGFGAIDFNITDNLNLSYQASVDTYSEDNINRQNKGGVTGVALTDSGFYSTYNNANTIFDHKVVLSGSNYSMLNDNLTIDFLAGATSRSTDYNRIGVTSYGQQVFDFFDHGGFSSSNPIEFHQKRNILGLYGQVGFDIKRFFYVNFAGRNDWVSNAVNNSLFYPSASVSFIPTSAFPGLKSDGGINYLKLRAGYGTSANFSTGYPTVTNVVLNAQSWLDSNNNFITSNTTNSTIGNTNIKPELFSELEFGVEANLFQRVRLDFSYYTRTTNDLIIQDQKIALSTGASTTDTNIGEIKSDGIEVDLGIDIIKSDGFNWNFNVNFTKSESEVTDLGQDTELIIYEGFTNLGNGARVGYPLGSMFGARIARDENGNLLVDGAGNYLSEDIDEDGLLPFIGDPNPDFIMNYSNTFSYKGLSLNVAVGHTSGGDMYSVTIASLMGRGLTTDTEDRLSTYILPGVNSTTGLPNTVQINNSNFYFDNGFASPADELSIYDASVVRLREVSLGYSLPSKLLEKTPFGKIVIKASGYNLWYDAYNTPEGINFDPNVSGLGAGNGQGFEFLTGPSSKRYGFSVNATF
- a CDS encoding SusC/RagA family TonB-linked outer membrane protein is translated as MKQKIRGILTILLALVVQVTFAQEKTVSGTVSDDTGLPLPGANIIIKETNTGTQSDFDGNYTITASIGQTLVFSYVGFDTQEFKVGAANSINVNMVAGNMLSEVVVTGYSTRNQTVQTSAVVSISASEISELSPTTSVDNLLQGKAAGVQVTAANGKPGQGAFVRIRGVGSLTAGASSPLYVVDGAVIREEDLGNIPNDDIENITILKDAATTARYGSRGASGVVVITTKNGNRNKDAIVKYSSRYGFTSRIKPNFNIMNAEQKLQYEAELYALGVTTAGSLPGVTTLPGSPERQFLLDNQTDWQDLMLKEGIVQNNNVSFSGGSEKMDYYFSVGHDRNTGIIDQLDGFERFNSRLNLNFDAKDWLSLGVNVGYSRSTSDEPRDRNNVQNPFRAMYDYNPYETEFVLDEDGNVVLDENGNPVYSATHTTFNVRGALLSEPAIQIENNLLASVDAEVRFTKDFSYGINVAANSVNQRNESYSKPGGILDAIIGDPNNPGNKLDTGIYRYDFTISNRLNYNLSANNHHLNALGLFEYNKNQNSGYRLRSIGFPSALLTTQSNANEPTLASTTRDVITLVSYGVFADYDYKEKYLASASVRYDGSSNFGSDNRFGVFYSGSLGWNIAKEDFFQVDAINDLKLRAAYGTVGNRNGIARYASQSLVTFGSYPGGSGTQVGNFGNPGIKWETTTTTNVGLEFNLFNRRVRGVTDYFIRRTEDLLFLIPTADEAGVIDTAGQLGVVGNLGIIENRGLEVSLQGDIFKSENFKWTLGGNIVFLDTEIVELPDNDGDGEGDDVFPNTAFNIAYREGQMINEHYLIRYAGVDPATGAPLYYGADGNTYRAGDLPDGENRVFQGKSTIADKEGGFFSNITYKGFGLRTDFVFKAGNWVNNFVKSNLISDGANIDDNQALDAFNYWQQPGDTNVYPSPLISQEELQAVNSDRFLEKGDYVRMRNITLSYNFSRSMLANSPLNAFRVYVQGQNLLTFTKFFGDPEVGLSSGETISFANSVAPGEATLYSYPNTKSIQVGIDVSF
- a CDS encoding T9SS type A sorting domain-containing protein — encoded protein: MKKNYFLAALFSFAMIGANAQFAMDDMESYGGGNTPILQDHWGSWDGTAGTAMFSSNAHAQSGSLSGYVDGSTTMDPLLLLGDKIFGSWGVKFSMYIPSGKVGYWNLQGQETPGIQWVVGNIYFGNSGIGGDTETDGRIDMSTGDETDDFTFTFPKDQWFTVIMNFDFNAGAGASTWTLWVDNAEVVAPGTPFADGTGVYAQALGAINLYSLSTDNEMYVDDVEYINDFYPDPNLGIGDLNAKGFAAYPNPVSNVLNLRANEEISSVAIFNVLGQQVYNAKVNALNSTIDMSSYASGAYFVKVNVSGTEGIVKIVK
- the rlmB gene encoding 23S rRNA (guanosine(2251)-2'-O)-methyltransferase RlmB; the encoded protein is MTKKEATIFGIYPIQEALSSEVIIDKLYVQKGIDNPKIDAIVKTLEHKEASISFVPIEKLNKLTHGNHQGIVAVTSPIAFSSLEEIVEKVLLAKKQPLFLILDQISDVRNFGAILRTAECTGVDAVIIQKKGGAPITGDTVKTSAGAIFKIPICKVDHIKDALFYLQGSGISIVAATEKAKKNVFDLDLKKPLAFILGSEGKGVSTSVLNLVDEKAALPLLGEINSLNVSVACGAFLYEVVRQQQL